The proteins below are encoded in one region of Pseudomonas entomophila L48:
- a CDS encoding peptidase domain-containing ABC transporter gives MSIAQSLNFGVGRKLPVILQVEAAECGQACLAMIAAFHGQVHDLPSLRQKLSPSMKGATLKQLMAMGAQLGLASRPLRLELEALEQLKLPCILHWNFNHFVVLKEVGPRWVTLHDPARGVCRLTRQAVSEAFTGVALELWPHSDFQLGETKTPLPLRRLLGRVQGFGGVLGHVLALGAALEVCMILTPFFLQTVIDKVLVSADRDLLAVLALGFGLLLVAQQALSLARSWALMYLGTLLGSQWQINVFNHLVRLPVAYFERRHLGDIVSRFGSLKAIQRTLTTSFIEALLDGVMTVVTLTLMFLYSPPLALIAVAAMLLYALARWAWFGPLRRASEEELVRAARQQSYFLETMRGVRTLKLFARQEQRATVWGGLLVDEINAGLRPQKLQLFYRAFNGLLFGTVTLLVIWLGARQVIEGVFSAGMLIAFNAYKDQFNGRVAGLIDKLVDVVMLRLHGERLADIVLQQAEGRGGLVDVPPDSPVPRLEVRQLRFRYSDHEPWVLDGLSLTVEPGESLAIVGPSGCGKTTLLNVMLGILPPVEGQVLLDGEPVDANNLDRLRSISATVLQDDVLFAGSIGDNISFFASDVDQAWVEQCARLAAVHEDIVRMPMAYNTLVGDMGTVLSGGQKQRILLARALYRKPRLLFLDEATSHLDIQRENAVNQALQTLNITRVIVAHRPDTIRSAQRVVVLVNGRLAGNGPRQDAAP, from the coding sequence GTGAGCATTGCCCAATCCTTGAATTTCGGCGTCGGTCGCAAGCTGCCGGTCATCCTCCAGGTCGAGGCGGCCGAGTGTGGCCAGGCCTGCCTGGCGATGATCGCGGCCTTCCACGGGCAGGTTCACGACCTGCCGTCGCTGCGTCAGAAACTGTCACCCTCGATGAAGGGGGCGACCCTCAAGCAGTTGATGGCCATGGGGGCGCAGCTGGGCCTGGCCAGCCGGCCCCTGCGCCTGGAGCTGGAGGCGCTGGAGCAACTCAAGCTGCCCTGCATCCTGCATTGGAACTTCAACCACTTCGTGGTGCTCAAGGAAGTCGGCCCGCGTTGGGTGACGCTGCACGACCCGGCGCGTGGCGTGTGCCGGCTGACCCGCCAGGCGGTGTCCGAGGCGTTTACCGGCGTTGCCCTTGAACTGTGGCCGCACAGCGATTTTCAGCTCGGTGAGACGAAGACCCCGTTGCCGCTGCGGCGTTTGCTCGGCCGGGTGCAGGGCTTTGGCGGGGTGCTGGGGCATGTGCTGGCGTTGGGCGCGGCGCTGGAAGTGTGCATGATCCTCACGCCGTTCTTCCTGCAAACGGTGATCGACAAGGTACTGGTCAGTGCCGACCGCGACCTGCTGGCGGTGCTGGCGCTCGGCTTCGGCCTGTTGCTGGTGGCCCAGCAGGCCCTGTCGCTGGCGCGGTCCTGGGCGCTGATGTACCTCGGCACCTTGCTCGGCAGCCAGTGGCAGATCAATGTGTTCAACCACCTGGTGCGTTTGCCGGTGGCCTACTTCGAGCGCCGCCACCTGGGCGATATCGTCTCGCGGTTCGGCTCGCTCAAGGCGATCCAGCGCACCCTGACCACGTCGTTCATCGAAGCCTTGCTCGATGGGGTGATGACGGTGGTCACCCTGACTTTGATGTTTCTCTACAGCCCGCCGCTGGCCTTGATCGCGGTCGCCGCCATGCTGCTCTATGCGCTGGCGCGCTGGGCCTGGTTCGGCCCATTGCGGCGGGCCAGCGAGGAAGAACTGGTGAGAGCCGCCCGGCAGCAGAGCTATTTCCTGGAAACCATGCGCGGGGTGCGCACGCTCAAGCTGTTTGCTCGCCAGGAGCAGCGCGCCACCGTCTGGGGGGGCTTGCTGGTTGACGAGATCAATGCCGGGCTGCGGCCGCAGAAACTGCAACTGTTTTATCGCGCGTTCAACGGTTTGCTGTTCGGCACGGTGACGTTGCTGGTGATCTGGCTGGGCGCCCGGCAGGTGATCGAGGGGGTGTTCAGCGCCGGCATGCTGATTGCCTTCAATGCCTACAAGGACCAGTTCAATGGTCGGGTGGCGGGCCTGATCGACAAGCTGGTGGATGTGGTGATGCTGCGCCTGCACGGCGAGCGTCTGGCAGACATCGTGCTGCAGCAGGCCGAGGGACGGGGAGGGTTGGTGGATGTGCCGCCGGATAGTCCGGTGCCGCGGCTGGAAGTGCGTCAATTGCGGTTTCGTTATTCAGACCATGAGCCTTGGGTGCTCGATGGTTTGTCGCTGACCGTCGAGCCGGGCGAATCGCTGGCCATTGTCGGGCCGTCCGGGTGTGGCAAGACCACCTTGCTCAACGTCATGCTTGGCATCCTGCCACCGGTCGAGGGGCAGGTGCTGCTCGACGGTGAACCGGTGGACGCGAACAACCTCGACCGGCTGCGAAGTATCAGCGCCACGGTGCTGCAGGACGACGTGCTGTTCGCCGGTTCCATCGGCGACAACATCAGCTTCTTCGCCAGTGACGTCGACCAGGCCTGGGTCGAGCAATGCGCCCGGCTGGCCGCAGTGCATGAGGATATCGTGCGCATGCCGATGGCCTACAACACCTTGGTTGGGGACATGGGCACGGTACTGTCGGGCGGCCAGAAGCAACGCATCCTGCTGGCGCGTGCGCTCTATCGCAAACCCCGGTTGCTGTTTCTCGACGAAGCTACCAGTCACCTGGACATCCAGCGCGAGAACGCGGTGAACCAGGCCCTGCAAACGTTGAACATCACGCGGGTGATCGTTGCCCATCGACCAGACACCATACGTTCGGCCCAGCGCGTGGTGGTCCTGGTCAATGGTCGGTTGGCCGGCAATGGTCCTCGGCAAGACGCCGCGCCATGA
- a CDS encoding HlyD family secretion protein, translating to MLFRKEALHAGRDKELGNVVLVSPPSLRLAGAGAVLFCILLALFLSLASYTRREAVTGVLVPEGGLVKVFAPQVGVVQDLAVSEGQQVQAGAALLTLVSDTHNGDADANQVAISRLIQRRNSSLADEIVETKVLHQQEREGKQRRLAMLQGEQDKVVAQIALTSQRLALAQGIAERYTELQRQDFVSRDLLQDKQDAVLEVRLRAEELNRSLLALRNDSAALRAELAELPFNQTKQLADLDRRLLESQSSLLESEVKRQVVITAPAAGEVTAIGVVNGARADVSRPLFSLVPQNSQLYAELYVPSRSAGFVRPGHAVMLRYQAYPYQHFGLARGTVASVSRSALPADEIMTVGAASEALREQGPLYRVRVTLERQSLFARGREERLRSGMQLDADIMLENLPLYEWLLEPLRGIGKRL from the coding sequence ATGCTATTTCGAAAGGAAGCGCTGCACGCAGGCAGGGACAAGGAGCTGGGCAACGTGGTGCTGGTCTCGCCGCCGTCGTTGCGTTTGGCGGGTGCCGGCGCGGTGCTGTTCTGCATCTTGCTGGCGCTGTTCCTCAGCCTTGCAAGCTACACCCGCCGCGAGGCTGTCACGGGTGTATTGGTACCTGAAGGGGGGCTGGTCAAAGTATTCGCCCCTCAGGTTGGCGTGGTCCAGGACCTTGCCGTCAGCGAGGGCCAGCAGGTACAGGCGGGGGCAGCATTGCTGACCTTGGTCAGCGACACCCACAACGGCGATGCCGATGCGAACCAGGTCGCCATCAGCCGCCTGATCCAGCGCCGCAACAGCAGCCTGGCCGATGAAATCGTCGAAACCAAGGTGCTGCACCAGCAGGAGCGCGAGGGCAAGCAGCGGCGCCTGGCGATGTTGCAGGGCGAGCAGGACAAGGTCGTCGCGCAGATCGCCCTGACCAGCCAGCGGCTGGCCCTGGCCCAGGGCATCGCAGAGCGTTACACGGAACTGCAACGCCAGGACTTCGTTTCCCGCGATCTGCTGCAAGACAAGCAGGATGCGGTGCTCGAAGTTCGCCTGCGGGCCGAGGAGCTGAACCGCTCGTTGCTGGCCCTGCGTAATGACAGTGCGGCCCTGCGTGCCGAGCTTGCCGAGTTGCCCTTCAACCAGACCAAGCAACTGGCGGATCTCGACCGACGATTGCTGGAGAGCCAGAGCAGTCTGCTGGAAAGCGAGGTGAAGCGGCAGGTCGTCATCACCGCCCCGGCCGCCGGGGAGGTGACCGCCATCGGCGTGGTCAACGGTGCCCGCGCCGACGTCAGCCGCCCCCTGTTCAGCCTGGTGCCGCAGAACAGCCAACTCTATGCCGAACTCTACGTGCCCAGCCGCTCAGCCGGTTTCGTGCGCCCCGGCCACGCCGTGATGCTGCGTTACCAGGCCTATCCCTACCAGCACTTCGGCCTGGCCCGGGGGACGGTGGCTTCGGTTTCACGCAGCGCCTTGCCCGCCGATGAAATCATGACCGTGGGCGCGGCCTCCGAAGCGTTGCGCGAGCAGGGCCCGTTGTACCGGGTGCGGGTCACCCTGGAGCGCCAGAGCCTGTTCGCCCGCGGGCGCGAGGAACGCCTGCGTTCGGGCATGCAACTGGACGCTGACATCATGCTGGAAAACCTGCCGCTCTATGAATGGCTGCTCGAACCGCTGCGCGGCATAGGGAAACGACTGTGA
- a CDS encoding bacteriocin, giving the protein MNTEQENLRTLSTEELDQVSGGFSVEAFGYHVGADVVNYGQGDILHVSWGSGGSYNFKEFQLCAQ; this is encoded by the coding sequence ATGAACACCGAACAAGAAAACCTCCGCACCCTAAGCACCGAAGAACTGGACCAGGTCAGCGGCGGCTTCTCGGTCGAGGCCTTTGGCTACCATGTCGGCGCCGACGTCGTGAACTATGGCCAGGGCGACATCCTGCATGTCAGCTGGGGCTCGGGCGGCTCCTACAACTTCAAGGAGTTCCAACTGTGCGCGCAGTGA
- the queC gene encoding 7-cyano-7-deazaguanine synthase QueC has translation MTDKRAVILLSGGLDSATVVAMAKAEGYACYTMSFDYGQRHRAELDAAARVARDLGVVEHKVIGLNLNGIGGSALTDNSIDVPEAPGEGIPVTYVPARNTVFLSLALGWAEVLEARDIFIGVNAVDYSGYPDCRPEFVEAFERMANLATKAGVEGQGFRIQAPLQNLSKAQIVQAGIAQGVDYSLTVSCYQADDEGRACGKCDSCRLRADGFKAAGVEDPTRYF, from the coding sequence ATGACTGACAAACGCGCGGTAATCCTGCTTTCCGGCGGCCTGGACTCGGCCACCGTGGTGGCCATGGCCAAGGCCGAAGGCTATGCCTGCTACACCATGAGCTTCGACTACGGCCAGCGACATCGCGCCGAGCTCGATGCCGCGGCTCGGGTCGCCCGCGACTTGGGCGTTGTCGAGCACAAGGTGATCGGCTTGAACCTCAACGGCATCGGTGGCTCGGCCCTGACCGACAACAGCATCGATGTGCCTGAGGCGCCGGGTGAGGGCATTCCGGTGACTTACGTGCCAGCGCGCAATACCGTGTTTCTTTCGCTGGCGTTGGGCTGGGCCGAAGTGCTTGAAGCTCGCGACATCTTCATCGGCGTCAACGCGGTCGACTACTCCGGCTACCCGGACTGCCGCCCTGAGTTCGTCGAGGCTTTCGAGCGCATGGCCAACCTCGCGACCAAGGCCGGTGTCGAGGGGCAGGGCTTCCGTATCCAGGCGCCCTTGCAGAACTTGAGCAAGGCCCAGATCGTCCAGGCCGGTATCGCCCAGGGCGTGGATTACAGCCTGACCGTGTCCTGCTACCAGGCCGATGACGAGGGGCGTGCCTGTGGCAAGTGCGACAGTTGCCGCCTGCGTGCCGATGGCTTCAAGGCTGCCGGTGTAGAGGACCCGACCCGGTATTTTTGA
- the queE gene encoding 7-carboxy-7-deazaguanine synthase QueE, with amino-acid sequence MQDTLRITEVFYSLQGETRTAGLPTVFVRLTGCPLRCQYCDSAYAFSGGTVRTLDSILEQVAGFKPRYVCVTGGEPLAQPNALPLLQRLCDAGYEVSLETSGALDIAGTDTRVSRVVDLKTPGSEESHRNRYENIELLTRNDQVKFVICSREDYDWAVSKLIQFNLAERAGEVLFSPSHHQVSATDLADWIVADNLPVRFQLQLHKLLWNDEPGR; translated from the coding sequence ATGCAAGACACATTACGCATCACCGAAGTCTTTTACTCGTTGCAGGGTGAAACGCGAACGGCTGGGCTGCCCACGGTATTCGTGCGCCTCACCGGTTGCCCCCTGCGTTGTCAGTACTGCGACAGCGCCTACGCCTTCAGTGGCGGCACTGTGCGCACTCTCGATTCGATCCTCGAGCAGGTGGCCGGCTTCAAGCCGCGCTACGTCTGTGTCACCGGGGGCGAGCCGCTGGCCCAGCCCAACGCCTTGCCGCTGTTGCAGCGCCTGTGCGACGCGGGCTACGAGGTGTCGCTGGAAACCAGCGGCGCCCTCGACATCGCCGGCACCGATACCCGGGTCAGCCGCGTGGTCGACCTCAAGACCCCGGGCTCCGAGGAATCGCACCGCAACCGCTACGAGAACATCGAACTGCTGACCCGCAACGACCAGGTCAAGTTCGTCATCTGTTCCCGCGAGGACTACGACTGGGCGGTCTCCAAGCTGATTCAGTTCAACCTGGCCGAGCGAGCGGGCGAAGTGCTGTTCTCGCCCAGCCACCATCAGGTGAGCGCCACCGACCTGGCCGACTGGATCGTCGCCGACAACCTGCCCGTGCGTTTCCAGTTGCAGCTGCACAAGCTGCTGTGGAACGACGAACCTGGACGCTGA
- the ybgF gene encoding tol-pal system protein YbgF, which produces MRMCRRALTVLALSLPFSAWAAVPVVDDNAGGYPPAGYGTSGAYAGAGASAPASANGQLFMQLQQMQDQLSRQQGIIEELQNDVSRMKQENLERYQDLDRRISSGAAPAATPDNSSTGGAVNAATGAAAGASAAQPPAASGEPGDPAKEKLFYEAAFDLIKQKDFDKASQAFAAFLRKYPNSQYAGNAQYWLGEVNLAKGDLQGAGQAFAKVSQLYPQHSKVPDSLYKLADVERRMGHTDKVKGILQQVITQYPGTSAAQLAQRDLQKL; this is translated from the coding sequence ATGCGTATGTGCCGTCGTGCTTTGACCGTCCTCGCACTCAGCCTGCCCTTCTCGGCGTGGGCTGCAGTTCCCGTAGTAGATGACAACGCGGGTGGCTATCCACCTGCGGGTTATGGCACGAGCGGCGCCTATGCCGGGGCAGGGGCTTCGGCCCCTGCTTCTGCAAACGGCCAGCTGTTCATGCAGCTGCAACAGATGCAGGACCAACTTTCCCGCCAGCAAGGCATCATCGAAGAGCTGCAAAACGATGTGTCGCGCATGAAGCAGGAAAACCTCGAGCGCTACCAGGATCTCGACCGCCGCATCAGCAGCGGTGCCGCACCTGCCGCGACTCCAGACAATTCTTCCACTGGTGGGGCCGTCAACGCCGCCACGGGTGCCGCTGCCGGCGCAAGTGCCGCGCAGCCACCGGCCGCTAGTGGCGAGCCGGGCGATCCGGCGAAAGAGAAGCTGTTCTATGAAGCTGCTTTCGACCTGATCAAGCAGAAGGACTTCGACAAGGCCAGCCAGGCCTTCGCTGCCTTCCTGCGCAAGTACCCCAACAGCCAGTACGCCGGCAACGCCCAGTACTGGCTTGGCGAAGTCAACCTTGCCAAGGGCGACCTGCAGGGTGCCGGCCAGGCCTTTGCCAAGGTCAGTCAACTGTACCCGCAGCACAGCAAGGTGCCGGATTCGCTCTACAAGTTGGCCGACGTCGAGCGCCGCATGGGCCACACCGACAAGGTCAAGGGCATCCTGCAACAGGTCATCACCCAGTACCCCGGCACTTCCGCCGCGCAACTGGCGCAACGCGACCTGCAGAAGCTCTAA
- the pal gene encoding peptidoglycan-associated lipoprotein Pal encodes MEMLKFGKFAALALAMAVAVGCSSKGGDNAGEGAVDPNAGYGANTGAVDGSLSEEAALRAITTFYFEYDSSDLKPEAMRSLDVHAKDLKSNGNRVVLEGNTDERGTREYNMALGERRAKAVQRYLVLQGVSPAQLELVSYGEERPVATGNDEQSWAQNRRVELRK; translated from the coding sequence ATGGAAATGCTGAAGTTTGGTAAATTCGCTGCGCTGGCTCTGGCCATGGCTGTAGCTGTAGGTTGCTCCTCGAAAGGCGGTGACAACGCTGGTGAAGGCGCTGTTGATCCGAACGCTGGCTACGGTGCCAACACTGGCGCTGTTGACGGTTCCCTGAGCGAAGAAGCCGCCCTGCGCGCAATCACCACCTTCTACTTCGAATACGACAGCTCGGACCTGAAGCCAGAAGCCATGCGCTCCCTGGACGTTCACGCCAAGGACCTGAAGTCCAACGGCAACCGCGTTGTTCTGGAAGGCAACACCGACGAGCGCGGCACCCGCGAGTACAACATGGCTCTGGGTGAGCGTCGTGCCAAGGCCGTTCAACGCTACCTGGTTCTGCAGGGCGTTTCCCCTGCTCAGCTGGAACTGGTTTCCTACGGCGAAGAGCGTCCAGTTGCTACCGGTAACGACGAGCAGTCCTGGGCTCAAAACCGTCGCGTAGAACTGCGTAAGTAA
- the tolB gene encoding Tol-Pal system beta propeller repeat protein TolB translates to MAMAEEKNILVTSGSDRATPIAVVPFGVQGGSVLPEDMADIISNDLRNSGYYGPIPRQNMISLPTQASEVIFRDWKALGAQYVMVGSIVPSGGRLQVSYALFNVATEQQVLTGSVAGGVDQLRDMAHYIADQSFEKLTGIKGAFSTRMLYVTAERFSTNNTRYTLQRSDYDGARAVTLLQSREPILSPRFAPDGKRIAYVSFEQKRPRIFIQHIDTGRREQITNFEGLNGAPAWSPDGTRLAFVLSKDGNPDIYVMNVASRQITRVTAGPGINTEPFWGKDGNTLYFTSDRGGKPQIYKQSVGGGGAERVTFVGNYNANPKLSADEKTLVMIHRQQGFTNFKVAAQDLQRGSVKILTETSLDESPTVAPNGTMLIYATRQQGRGVLMLVSLNGRVRLPLPTAQGEVREPSWSPYLN, encoded by the coding sequence ATGGCCATGGCAGAGGAAAAGAACATCCTGGTCACCAGCGGTAGCGACCGGGCCACCCCCATCGCGGTAGTGCCGTTTGGTGTGCAGGGCGGCAGCGTGCTGCCGGAAGACATGGCTGACATCATCAGCAACGACCTGCGTAACTCCGGTTACTACGGGCCGATCCCGCGGCAGAACATGATCAGCCTGCCGACCCAGGCCAGCGAAGTGATCTTCCGCGACTGGAAAGCGCTGGGCGCGCAGTACGTGATGGTCGGCAGCATCGTGCCATCCGGTGGCCGCCTGCAGGTGAGCTACGCCCTGTTCAACGTCGCCACCGAACAGCAAGTACTGACCGGTAGCGTCGCAGGTGGCGTCGATCAGTTGCGCGACATGGCTCACTACATCGCCGACCAGTCGTTCGAGAAACTCACCGGCATCAAGGGTGCTTTCTCCACCCGAATGCTTTATGTGACCGCCGAGCGTTTCTCGACCAACAACACCCGCTACACCCTGCAGCGTTCGGACTACGACGGTGCCCGTGCAGTGACCCTGTTGCAGTCGCGTGAGCCGATCCTGTCGCCGCGCTTCGCGCCGGATGGCAAGCGGATCGCCTATGTTTCGTTCGAGCAGAAGCGTCCACGCATCTTCATCCAGCACATCGACACCGGTCGTCGCGAGCAGATCACCAACTTCGAAGGCCTGAACGGCGCCCCTGCCTGGTCGCCGGACGGTACTCGCCTGGCGTTCGTGCTGTCGAAGGACGGTAACCCGGACATCTACGTGATGAACGTGGCTTCGCGCCAGATCACCCGTGTCACTGCCGGCCCGGGCATCAACACCGAGCCGTTCTGGGGCAAGGATGGCAACACCCTGTACTTCACTTCCGACCGTGGCGGCAAGCCGCAGATCTACAAGCAGTCGGTTGGTGGCGGCGGTGCTGAGCGCGTAACTTTCGTCGGTAACTACAACGCCAACCCGAAACTGTCGGCGGATGAAAAGACCCTGGTGATGATCCATCGCCAGCAGGGCTTCACCAACTTCAAGGTGGCGGCCCAGGACTTGCAACGCGGAAGTGTAAAGATTCTCACCGAAACCAGTCTTGATGAGTCTCCCACTGTTGCGCCAAACGGCACCATGCTAATCTACGCCACCCGCCAGCAGGGCCGGGGAGTCTTGATGCTCGTGTCGCTTAATGGCCGCGTGAGGCTCCCACTTCCTACCGCTCAAGGTGAAGTCAGAGAACCGTCCTGGTCCCCTTACCTGAACTGA
- the tolA gene encoding cell envelope integrity protein TolA, giving the protein MQQREPSASESYFWPSVWAIGLHVLVFGMLFVSFAMTPELPPSKPIVQATLYQLKSKSQATTQTNQKIAGEAKKTASRQTEVEQLEQKKIEQEAVKAAEQKKADAAQKAEEAREAAEAKKAEEAAKATEQKKAAEAKKAEEAKKAAEKQQADIAKKKAEEEAKKQAEEEAKKEAAEEAKKKAAEDAKKKAAEDAKKKAAAEEAKKKAAEEAKKKAAADAQKKKAQEAARKAAEDKKAQALAELLSDTTERQQALADEQGDQVAGDFDDLIRMRAAEGWARPPSARKGMTVVLQINMLPDGTVTNVSVAKSSGDGPFDSSAVAAVKNIGRLTEMQGLKPSDFNPYRSFKMTFTPEDLAL; this is encoded by the coding sequence ATGCAGCAGCGAGAGCCATCCGCCTCGGAAAGCTACTTCTGGCCCAGTGTCTGGGCCATTGGCCTGCACGTGCTGGTGTTCGGCATGCTGTTCGTCAGCTTTGCCATGACGCCCGAGCTGCCGCCTTCCAAGCCTATCGTCCAGGCCACGCTCTATCAGCTCAAGTCGAAGAGCCAGGCGACCACCCAGACCAATCAGAAGATTGCCGGGGAAGCGAAGAAAACCGCTTCGCGCCAGACCGAGGTCGAGCAGCTGGAGCAGAAGAAGATCGAGCAGGAGGCCGTGAAGGCCGCGGAACAAAAGAAAGCCGACGCCGCTCAAAAAGCTGAGGAAGCCCGCGAGGCCGCCGAAGCGAAGAAAGCTGAGGAAGCCGCCAAGGCTACCGAACAGAAGAAAGCCGCCGAGGCGAAGAAAGCCGAAGAAGCGAAGAAGGCAGCTGAAAAGCAGCAGGCCGACATCGCCAAGAAGAAGGCTGAGGAAGAGGCCAAGAAACAGGCCGAAGAGGAAGCCAAGAAAGAGGCTGCGGAAGAGGCGAAGAAGAAAGCCGCCGAAGACGCGAAGAAAAAAGCCGCCGAGGACGCCAAGAAGAAAGCGGCAGCCGAGGAAGCGAAGAAAAAGGCAGCTGAAGAGGCCAAGAAAAAGGCCGCTGCAGACGCCCAGAAGAAAAAGGCACAGGAAGCGGCCCGCAAGGCGGCGGAAGACAAGAAAGCCCAGGCCCTGGCCGAGCTGTTGTCCGACACCACCGAGCGGCAGCAGGCGCTGGCCGACGAGCAGGGTGACCAGGTGGCCGGCGACTTCGACGACCTGATCCGCATGCGCGCGGCCGAGGGCTGGGCGCGTCCGCCATCTGCGCGCAAGGGCATGACGGTAGTTCTGCAGATCAACATGTTGCCGGACGGCACCGTCACCAATGTGAGCGTGGCCAAGTCCAGTGGCGACGGCCCGTTCGACAGCTCGGCCGTGGCCGCGGTGAAGAACATTGGTCGGTTGACCGAGATGCAGGGCTTGAAGCCGAGCGATTTCAATCCGTATCGTTCATTCAAGATGACATTTACACCTGAGGATCTAGCGTTGTGA
- the tolR gene encoding protein TolR, which produces MARVRHKRKPVAEMNVVPYIDVMLVLLVIFMVTAPMLNQGVKVDLPKVSSEALPQDNNVQVLTISIKADKTYYWNLGSEVDTDKQMDKAMTLPEMTGAVTKIIAAGRDQGKQTQVFIRGDKAVDYGAVMGAMGGLQKAGVGNVGLITEAP; this is translated from the coding sequence ATGGCCCGAGTTCGCCACAAACGCAAGCCGGTCGCCGAGATGAACGTGGTGCCCTACATCGATGTGATGTTGGTGCTGCTGGTCATCTTCATGGTGACCGCCCCCATGCTCAACCAGGGCGTGAAGGTGGACCTGCCCAAGGTTTCCAGCGAAGCCCTGCCGCAGGACAACAACGTCCAGGTTCTGACTATCTCGATCAAGGCCGACAAGACTTACTACTGGAACCTCGGTAGCGAAGTCGACACCGACAAGCAGATGGATAAGGCCATGACCTTGCCGGAAATGACCGGTGCGGTCACCAAGATCATCGCCGCCGGTCGTGATCAGGGCAAACAGACCCAGGTCTTCATTCGTGGCGACAAGGCTGTCGACTATGGCGCGGTCATGGGCGCCATGGGCGGGTTGCAGAAGGCCGGTGTCGGTAACGTTGGCCTGATTACCGAGGCGCCCTGA
- the tolQ gene encoding protein TolQ — MEANVVDHTSMWSLVANASVVVQLVMLTLVAASVTSWIMIFQRSTMLRAGRRALDAFEERFWSGIDLSKLYRQAGSNPDPDSGVEQVFRAGFKEFSRLRQQPGVDPDAVMEGVGRAMRVAISREEEKLEQSLPFLATVGSTSPYIGLFGTVWGIMNSFRGLASAQQATLATVAPGIAEALVATAIGLFAAIPAVIAYNRFAARSEVLIGRYYTFADEFQAILHRKVHTSEE, encoded by the coding sequence GTGGAAGCAAACGTCGTCGACCATACCTCCATGTGGAGCCTGGTCGCCAATGCCAGTGTCGTGGTTCAGCTGGTAATGCTCACCCTGGTGGCCGCCTCGGTAACGTCCTGGATCATGATCTTCCAGCGCAGCACCATGCTGCGCGCCGGTCGTCGTGCGCTGGACGCCTTTGAAGAGCGCTTCTGGTCGGGCATCGACCTGTCGAAGCTGTATCGCCAGGCGGGCAGCAACCCGGACCCGGACTCGGGCGTCGAGCAGGTGTTCCGTGCCGGTTTCAAGGAGTTCTCGCGCTTGCGCCAGCAACCAGGTGTCGACCCGGACGCGGTGATGGAAGGTGTTGGCCGTGCCATGCGCGTCGCCATCTCCCGTGAGGAAGAAAAGCTCGAGCAGAGCCTGCCGTTCCTCGCCACCGTCGGCTCCACCAGCCCGTACATCGGCCTGTTCGGTACCGTCTGGGGCATCATGAACTCCTTCCGCGGCCTGGCCAGCGCCCAGCAGGCCACGCTGGCCACTGTCGCCCCCGGCATTGCCGAGGCCCTGGTTGCCACCGCGATCGGCCTGTTCGCCGCGATTCCGGCGGTCATCGCCTACAACCGCTTTGCCGCGCGCAGTGAAGTACTGATCGGCCGCTACTACACCTTCGCCGATGAGTTCCAGGCGATCCTGCACCGTAAAGTACACACCAGCGAAGAGTGA
- the ybgC gene encoding tol-pal system-associated acyl-CoA thioesterase has translation MRAQNGLEPFAHRCRVYYEDTDAGGVVYYVNYLKFMERARTERLRHLGFSQAQLAGENLLFVVHSSEARYHAPARLDDELRVTAQVLELNRASLRFVQQVWREKDATLLCEGQFLVAAVRADTFKPRAIPPALRDAFLAEGAGTQSNAGE, from the coding sequence ATGCGCGCGCAAAATGGGCTGGAACCGTTCGCACACCGCTGTCGCGTCTATTACGAGGATACCGACGCGGGTGGCGTGGTGTATTACGTCAACTACCTCAAGTTCATGGAGCGTGCGCGCACCGAGCGTCTGCGTCATCTGGGCTTCTCCCAGGCGCAGTTGGCCGGTGAGAACCTCTTGTTCGTGGTCCATTCCAGCGAAGCGCGCTACCACGCGCCGGCGCGGCTGGACGATGAACTGCGGGTAACCGCGCAAGTACTTGAATTGAATCGCGCCAGCCTGCGCTTCGTGCAGCAGGTCTGGCGGGAAAAAGATGCAACGCTGCTCTGCGAAGGGCAGTTCCTGGTGGCCGCCGTGCGTGCCGACACCTTCAAACCCCGGGCCATTCCCCCAGCGCTGCGCGACGCGTTCCTGGCGGAGGGTGCGGGTACTCAATCCAACGCAGGAGAATAA